The following are from one region of the Mycetohabitans rhizoxinica HKI 454 genome:
- a CDS encoding branched-chain amino acid ABC transporter substrate-binding protein, giving the protein MTITLHKLLPVRAAAMLCAAFATSASADTIVKIGHVAPLTGGIAHLGKDNENGARLAVEEINVKGLIIHGQKVKLELDAQDDAADPRTATQVAQKLVDDKVVGVVGHLNSGTSIPASKIYRDAGIVQISPAATHPAYTQQGFKTTYRVVATDAQQGPALANYAAKNLKIKSVAIVDDSTAYGQGLANAFEKAAKSLGLKVMSHEATNDKAVDFRAILTKIKGENPDAIMYGGMDATGGPFAKQAKQLGLRAKILAGDGVCTDKLPDLAGDATGNVVCSEAGMALERMDGGKAFQAKYEKRFGQSIQLYAPFTYDAVYIIADAMKRANSIDPAKILAAMPNTDYKGVIGETTFDAKGDLKHGVISLYHYKAGKKSVLDVVKM; this is encoded by the coding sequence ATGACCATCACGCTTCACAAGTTGCTGCCGGTTAGGGCTGCGGCCATGCTGTGCGCCGCCTTTGCCACCAGTGCGTCGGCGGATACGATCGTCAAGATCGGTCACGTCGCGCCGTTGACCGGTGGTATCGCTCACCTAGGCAAGGACAACGAAAACGGTGCCCGGCTGGCTGTCGAGGAAATCAACGTCAAGGGGCTCATCATTCATGGCCAGAAGGTCAAGCTCGAGTTAGATGCACAGGATGATGCAGCCGACCCTCGCACCGCCACGCAGGTCGCGCAAAAGCTGGTCGACGACAAGGTCGTGGGCGTGGTTGGTCACCTCAACTCGGGTACGTCGATCCCGGCCTCTAAGATCTACCGCGATGCGGGCATCGTGCAGATTTCCCCGGCGGCGACCCATCCCGCGTACACCCAACAGGGTTTCAAGACGACGTATCGTGTGGTGGCGACCGATGCGCAGCAAGGCCCGGCGTTGGCCAATTACGCGGCCAAGAACCTAAAGATCAAGTCCGTGGCGATCGTCGATGACTCGACGGCGTACGGGCAGGGCTTGGCCAACGCATTCGAGAAGGCAGCCAAGTCGCTCGGCCTGAAGGTGATGTCGCATGAGGCGACCAATGACAAGGCCGTGGACTTCCGCGCGATCCTGACCAAGATCAAAGGCGAGAACCCGGATGCGATCATGTACGGCGGCATGGACGCCACCGGTGGTCCGTTCGCCAAGCAGGCCAAGCAACTCGGCTTGCGCGCCAAGATTCTCGCGGGCGACGGCGTGTGTACCGACAAGCTGCCGGACCTGGCGGGCGACGCCACCGGCAACGTTGTGTGCTCGGAAGCAGGCATGGCGCTCGAGCGGATGGACGGTGGTAAGGCGTTCCAGGCCAAGTATGAAAAGCGCTTTGGCCAGTCGATTCAGCTCTATGCGCCGTTCACCTACGATGCGGTGTATATCATTGCCGACGCGATGAAGCGCGCCAACTCGATCGATCCGGCGAAGATTTTGGCCGCGATGCCGAATACCGATTACAAGGGCGTGATCGGCGAGACCACGTTCGATGCGAAGGGCGACCTCAAACACGGCGTGATCTCGCTGTATCACTACAAAGCCGGCAAGAAGTCGGTGCTGGATGTGGTGAAGATGTAA
- a CDS encoding dienelactone hydrolase family protein, with product MTTHSTWHDIATDDGTFQAYLALPHTGKGPGIVLIQEIFGVNQHIREVADQYAADGYVVLAPDIFWRSEPRVELGYEDTDRSRGIALMQQVDFGKTLKDLAATAQALHALPEQDGKIAAIGYCFGGLLAYNMAAHGSVDAAVAYYGGGIQNQLDRAAQVHMPILFHYAEQDTNIPLSAVGQVKERFTGRDNAQFHLYSGAHHGFNCPHRATYQQRAAALAHGRTLTFLAEHL from the coding sequence GTGACTACGCATTCGACATGGCATGACATTGCCACCGACGACGGAACGTTCCAGGCGTATCTCGCGCTCCCGCATACTGGCAAGGGTCCCGGGATCGTACTGATCCAGGAGATCTTCGGCGTCAATCAGCACATCCGCGAAGTGGCCGACCAGTATGCGGCGGACGGCTACGTGGTATTGGCGCCAGACATTTTCTGGCGCAGCGAGCCGCGAGTCGAACTCGGGTACGAAGACACGGACCGCAGCCGGGGCATCGCGCTGATGCAGCAGGTCGACTTCGGCAAGACGCTGAAGGATCTTGCAGCGACCGCGCAAGCGCTGCATGCGCTACCAGAACAAGATGGCAAGATCGCCGCGATCGGCTACTGCTTCGGCGGGCTGCTCGCCTACAACATGGCCGCGCACGGCTCGGTAGACGCCGCGGTCGCCTATTATGGCGGCGGCATCCAAAACCAGTTGGACCGTGCGGCACAGGTGCATATGCCGATACTGTTTCACTATGCCGAGCAGGACACGAATATCCCGCTATCCGCGGTGGGCCAAGTCAAGGAGCGCTTCACGGGCCGGGACAATGCCCAGTTCCATCTGTACTCGGGCGCACACCACGGCTTCAACTGCCCACATCGCGCGACTTACCAGCAACGCGCAGCCGCGTTGGCTCATGGGCGCACACTGACTTTCCTGGCCGAACACCTGTAG